The proteins below come from a single Natrinema sp. SYSU A 869 genomic window:
- a CDS encoding helix-turn-helix domain-containing protein, translating into MSSPPDSETVTTALDVLAEPRRRYLLATLLEYEDTSTSDPQLRAGPMPIATLATEVATSEHDCPIVTDDQCEQTHITLVHAHVPRLVDIGVLARIDNGDATTVALADHPILETEWVRTLLDDPTGDAFTADEATLNRTLEVLRSPRRRAVCAALATRRGTISVSDLAAAVVAREEGDGTRLIDVTKDEWTAVATALAHEHLPALSDAGLVEYDETGKQAAIATDAPQWESDWLLEGPLADVADLVEEFREPSVTSPADAVASNAAASETPDNGGHGSEHVPMDTCETIKGTENVFTRGHEIADGADEELVVTIPDGSRIGRKCLERWRTAAERGVDVYVGSRSPRVRDTVRSAVPDATVCEPQFDWLNFPIEEAHHGHVVFADRERALLVTSEESESDEELRVGALAGDGQGNALVSILCDHLGPRLDRLTTARDERDVQDGTPHPM; encoded by the coding sequence ATGAGTTCTCCCCCGGACAGCGAGACGGTGACAACTGCGTTGGACGTCCTCGCAGAGCCGCGGCGGCGATACCTCCTTGCCACACTGCTCGAATACGAGGACACGTCCACAAGCGACCCCCAATTGAGGGCAGGTCCGATGCCGATCGCCACGCTCGCGACTGAGGTCGCGACCAGCGAACATGACTGTCCAATCGTCACCGATGACCAGTGCGAGCAGACCCACATCACCCTGGTACACGCCCATGTCCCGCGACTGGTCGATATCGGCGTTCTGGCTCGGATCGACAATGGCGACGCCACGACGGTTGCACTCGCCGACCACCCAATCCTCGAGACCGAATGGGTCCGGACGCTCCTCGACGACCCGACGGGTGACGCGTTCACTGCCGATGAGGCGACGCTGAACCGAACGCTCGAGGTACTTCGCAGCCCGCGCCGTCGAGCCGTCTGTGCCGCGCTCGCGACGCGCCGCGGAACCATCTCCGTCTCCGATCTCGCCGCGGCGGTCGTCGCTCGAGAGGAGGGCGACGGCACGCGACTGATCGACGTCACCAAGGACGAGTGGACGGCCGTCGCGACGGCGCTCGCCCACGAGCATCTCCCCGCGCTGTCCGATGCGGGGCTCGTCGAGTACGACGAAACGGGGAAGCAAGCCGCAATCGCGACCGACGCGCCACAGTGGGAGAGCGACTGGCTGCTCGAGGGGCCACTCGCCGACGTCGCCGACCTCGTCGAGGAGTTTCGGGAGCCATCCGTCACGTCGCCCGCTGACGCCGTCGCCTCGAACGCAGCGGCGAGCGAAACACCCGATAACGGCGGCCACGGCAGTGAGCACGTACCCATGGACACCTGCGAGACGATCAAGGGAACGGAGAACGTCTTCACCCGGGGACACGAAATTGCCGACGGTGCCGACGAGGAACTGGTCGTGACGATTCCGGACGGCAGTCGGATCGGACGGAAGTGTCTCGAGCGCTGGCGCACTGCGGCCGAGCGGGGCGTCGACGTCTACGTCGGGTCGCGATCGCCGCGAGTCCGCGATACCGTTCGATCAGCGGTTCCGGACGCCACCGTCTGCGAGCCCCAGTTTGACTGGCTCAACTTTCCGATCGAAGAGGCACATCACGGGCACGTCGTCTTCGCCGATCGCGAGCGAGCACTGCTCGTGACGAGCGAGGAGTCCGAGTCCGACGAGGAGCTACGGGTCGGTGCGCTCGCCGGCGACGGCCAGGGAAACGCACTAGTTTCGATCCTCTGTGATCACCTCGGACCGCGCCTCGACCGGCTCACGACCGCTCGCGACGAACGCGATGTCCAGGACGGAACGCCGCACCCGATGTGA
- a CDS encoding PAS domain S-box protein: MSDHPSDRTDSPNETNRTAAHGDRSIDAQFDVHEFSTLVSEYAVALFGPDGRVTVWNEGARRLTGYDAETITNAHYRTFFPADARESGRPERLLERARSDGTAESEGWHVRNDDDRIRVREVIATICEDSEIGVPVDRTDDLEGYVWFVHDRTEDHDRERELREEKAFAESVFEAQPDVVYAFDADENHLQWNDRVPAVTGYTDAELAEMKPLEFIAPDHRERIAAVIQRVLEEDAYVTAEADLITKDGRRIPYEFNSAQITGEDGTVLGFTGIGRDISERQARERALREEKAFTESVLEAQPDILYAYDTEWNLIEWNEQFQRTTEYESGELAGMHPLKFIAPEDRDHISDAIGRILEEGERVTAEGRILTADGSRIPYEFNSARITDDDGTVLGFTGVGRDIRERKARERELERLERLNAIVRTIDETMVASETRDEIETAVVEEFAAADAYRFAAIGRADPAAMTEGYSWEPTTWAGIDAIVVEDMLSSFVDPPADAPGVSPFESRSAQRYQHLHESTINKWQADARERGYGSVAVVPIVATDRPFGALVVAADDPSAFADREREVLQEFGGTIGHAINAMAVRRLLYIDTAVELEFESTDRGDVCIDLSAEAGCYLSVDHVLPLTDNVFVYYLTIADIDPEVVRDLADDNPAISELRLIDAAADESYWEIVAHESTITELLGEYGARLQSKVVRDGAAELTVQVSPDVDLRELVGAITSTYPDTRLVSKQTIDRPIQTHGDFRRTIESMLTEKQRLALETAYHGGYFEWPTRNSDASEIADRLGIARQTFHQHLRVAQAKLLSAYFDVNE; the protein is encoded by the coding sequence ATGAGCGATCATCCGTCCGATCGAACGGATTCGCCGAATGAAACGAATCGTACCGCAGCGCACGGCGACCGGTCGATCGACGCTCAGTTCGACGTCCACGAGTTCAGTACGCTCGTCAGTGAGTACGCCGTCGCGCTGTTCGGGCCTGACGGACGCGTCACCGTGTGGAACGAAGGAGCGCGTCGGCTCACGGGATACGACGCGGAGACGATCACGAACGCTCACTACCGGACGTTCTTCCCGGCGGATGCACGCGAATCCGGCCGGCCGGAACGACTACTCGAGCGAGCGCGATCGGACGGGACGGCGGAAAGCGAGGGATGGCACGTCCGGAACGACGACGATCGAATCCGGGTCCGTGAGGTGATCGCGACGATTTGCGAGGACAGCGAGATCGGCGTCCCAGTCGATCGGACGGACGATCTTGAGGGGTACGTCTGGTTCGTCCACGACCGTACCGAAGACCACGATCGCGAACGGGAACTCCGTGAGGAGAAGGCCTTCGCCGAGAGCGTCTTCGAGGCCCAACCGGACGTCGTCTACGCCTTCGACGCGGACGAGAACCATCTCCAGTGGAACGATCGGGTACCGGCGGTGACGGGCTACACCGACGCGGAGTTAGCCGAGATGAAGCCCCTCGAGTTCATCGCCCCGGACCACCGAGAGCGAATCGCCGCAGTGATCCAACGGGTTCTCGAGGAGGACGCGTACGTCACCGCCGAAGCGGACCTCATCACGAAAGACGGGCGTCGAATCCCCTACGAGTTCAACAGTGCCCAGATCACGGGCGAAGACGGGACCGTTCTGGGGTTTACCGGTATCGGCCGCGATATCAGCGAGCGACAGGCCCGCGAGCGAGCACTTCGCGAGGAGAAAGCGTTCACGGAGAGCGTTCTCGAGGCACAGCCAGACATCCTCTACGCGTACGACACCGAGTGGAACCTGATCGAGTGGAACGAACAGTTCCAACGCACGACCGAGTACGAATCGGGCGAACTCGCCGGCATGCATCCGCTCAAATTCATCGCACCGGAGGACCGAGACCACATCAGCGACGCGATCGGCCGCATCCTCGAAGAAGGCGAGCGCGTGACCGCCGAGGGACGGATCCTCACCGCAGACGGCTCTCGGATCCCCTATGAGTTCAACAGCGCCCGAATCACTGACGACGACGGCACTGTCCTGGGGTTTACCGGCGTCGGCCGCGACATCCGCGAGCGCAAGGCCCGCGAACGGGAACTCGAGCGCCTCGAGCGGCTCAATGCGATCGTTCGGACGATCGACGAGACCATGGTCGCGTCCGAAACCCGCGACGAGATCGAGACGGCGGTCGTCGAAGAGTTCGCGGCCGCCGACGCGTACCGGTTCGCGGCCATCGGGCGGGCGGATCCCGCCGCGATGACCGAGGGATACTCGTGGGAGCCGACGACCTGGGCGGGGATTGACGCGATCGTAGTCGAGGACATGCTCTCGTCGTTCGTCGATCCACCGGCCGATGCACCCGGCGTGTCGCCGTTCGAGTCGCGGTCGGCCCAGCGGTATCAGCACCTCCACGAGAGTACGATCAACAAGTGGCAGGCCGACGCCCGCGAGCGGGGCTACGGATCGGTCGCAGTCGTGCCGATCGTCGCGACCGATCGCCCCTTCGGCGCGCTCGTGGTGGCCGCCGACGACCCGTCGGCGTTCGCCGATCGGGAACGGGAGGTCCTCCAAGAGTTCGGCGGCACGATCGGCCACGCGATCAACGCGATGGCGGTTCGACGACTCCTCTACATTGACACTGCCGTCGAACTCGAGTTCGAGTCGACCGACCGTGGGGACGTCTGTATCGATCTCTCCGCCGAAGCCGGCTGTTATCTCTCGGTCGATCACGTCCTTCCGCTGACTGACAACGTGTTCGTCTACTACCTCACCATCGCCGATATCGATCCGGAGGTGGTCCGTGATCTCGCCGATGACAACCCCGCGATCTCGGAGCTGCGTCTCATCGACGCTGCTGCCGATGAGAGCTACTGGGAGATCGTCGCCCACGAGTCGACGATCACCGAACTTCTCGGAGAGTACGGTGCACGGCTACAGTCGAAAGTCGTTCGCGACGGTGCCGCGGAGCTGACGGTCCAGGTGAGCCCCGACGTGGACCTCCGCGAACTCGTCGGCGCGATCACGTCGACGTACCCCGATACAAGACTCGTCTCGAAGCAAACCATCGACCGACCGATCCAGACGCACGGCGACTTTCGCCGTACCATCGAGTCCATGTTGACCGAGAAACAGCGCCTGGCTCTCGAGACGGCCTACCACGGGGGCTACTTCGAGTGGCCGACGCGAAACAGCGACGCGAGCGAAATCGCCGATCGGCTCGGCATCGCCCGACAGACCTTCCATCAGCACCTCCGAGTGGCACAGGCAAAGCTCCTCTCGGCGTACTTCGACGTGAACGAGTAA
- a CDS encoding calcium/sodium antiporter, whose amino-acid sequence MLSGTPLFILLLAAGIAALYGGAELLVAGAGRLALGIGLRATTVGVTVVAFATTAPELFVATIGALNVSTDIGFGAVVGSNIANIGLVLGVAALIKPLPIADRVMRRHVPTMVLAAILLIGLGANGRIGRLEGAIFLLVLTGFTAFLVYYVNADPAPAAENPDAGDGISLRDVALVVGGLVALLVGSRWLVAGGTGLLSALGVSDFIIGLTVLALGTSLPELAASVVGAVRGETEFAIGNVVGSNIYNVFAVLGIMALITPIEIEPSTLRIELPIMIGFTLVLVGMMGYGRRLSRIDGAILVAGYAGFISFSFPDSIAFERSSTVAAAAHIGCGVPSWTSRSSRAVVSRSRRGPR is encoded by the coding sequence ATGCTCTCCGGAACCCCGCTCTTTATTCTCCTGTTGGCGGCCGGAATCGCCGCGCTGTACGGTGGTGCGGAGTTGCTGGTCGCGGGTGCAGGCCGACTGGCGCTCGGAATCGGTCTGCGGGCGACGACCGTCGGCGTGACGGTGGTCGCGTTCGCAACGACCGCGCCGGAACTGTTCGTCGCGACGATCGGTGCACTGAACGTCTCGACCGATATCGGCTTCGGCGCGGTCGTCGGCTCGAACATCGCGAACATCGGGCTGGTGCTCGGCGTCGCCGCGCTGATCAAACCGCTCCCGATCGCGGACCGGGTCATGCGGCGACACGTTCCCACAATGGTGCTTGCGGCGATCCTCCTGATTGGGCTGGGTGCGAACGGCCGGATCGGCCGCCTCGAGGGAGCGATCTTCCTGCTCGTCCTCACCGGATTCACGGCCTTTCTGGTGTACTACGTCAACGCGGATCCCGCACCGGCAGCCGAGAATCCCGATGCCGGAGACGGCATCTCATTGCGGGACGTAGCGCTCGTCGTCGGCGGATTGGTCGCTCTCCTCGTCGGGTCCCGGTGGCTCGTGGCTGGCGGGACCGGGCTCCTGTCGGCACTCGGGGTATCGGATTTCATCATCGGGTTGACGGTGCTCGCACTCGGCACGTCGCTGCCGGAACTCGCGGCCTCGGTCGTCGGTGCTGTCCGCGGCGAGACGGAGTTCGCGATCGGCAACGTCGTCGGATCGAACATCTACAACGTCTTCGCGGTGCTCGGGATCATGGCGCTGATCACCCCGATCGAGATCGAGCCCTCGACGCTTCGGATCGAACTCCCGATCATGATCGGCTTTACCCTCGTGCTGGTCGGGATGATGGGATACGGCCGTCGACTCTCCCGGATCGATGGCGCGATCCTCGTCGCCGGCTACGCCGGATTTATCTCTTTCTCGTTTCCTGATTCGATCGCGTTCGAGAGATCATCGACGGTCGCCGCGGCGGCTCACATCGGGTGCGGCGTTCCGTCCTGGACATCGCGTTCGTCGCGAGCGGTCGTGAGCCGGTCGAGGCGCGGTCCGAGGTGA
- a CDS encoding shikimate dehydrogenase: protein MDVYGLLGNPVGHSLSPPMHEAAYDELGLEARYATFEPDRDDIEDAIHGADALGIAGLNVTIPFKQAALEIVAPEDLASRIGAVNTIDFSGSGPPTGYNTDAVGVLRALRDHDIALEGERAVVVGAGGAGRAVAFGLADAGTTVAIANRTESKAHDLADEVPRATGHGLADLEQLLPDADILINATSVGMEEDATPVPADALHGDLAVLDAVYQPLETRLLRDAADAGATTVDGAWMLLYQGVEAFEIWTDRDAPVDVMNEALRSRL from the coding sequence ATGGACGTATACGGTCTGCTCGGCAACCCGGTCGGCCACTCCCTGTCGCCACCGATGCACGAAGCGGCCTACGACGAACTCGGACTCGAGGCGCGCTACGCGACTTTCGAACCCGATCGCGACGACATCGAAGACGCGATCCACGGAGCCGACGCGCTCGGGATCGCGGGGCTGAACGTGACGATTCCGTTCAAGCAAGCGGCCCTCGAGATCGTCGCGCCCGAAGACCTGGCGAGCAGAATCGGCGCGGTCAACACGATCGACTTCTCCGGCTCGGGGCCGCCGACGGGGTACAACACCGACGCCGTCGGCGTGTTGCGCGCGCTGCGCGACCACGACATCGCGCTCGAGGGCGAGCGGGCCGTCGTCGTCGGTGCCGGCGGTGCCGGCCGAGCAGTCGCCTTCGGCCTCGCAGACGCCGGCACAACGGTTGCGATCGCCAACCGAACCGAATCGAAAGCTCACGACCTAGCCGACGAGGTGCCCCGCGCGACCGGCCACGGGCTCGCCGACCTCGAGCAACTGCTGCCGGACGCTGACATCCTGATCAACGCAACCAGTGTGGGGATGGAAGAGGACGCAACACCGGTGCCCGCCGACGCGCTCCACGGCGATCTGGCCGTGCTCGACGCGGTCTACCAGCCACTCGAGACGCGACTGCTGCGCGATGCGGCCGACGCCGGGGCGACGACCGTCGACGGCGCGTGGATGCTCCTCTATCAGGGGGTCGAGGCCTTCGAGATCTGGACCGATCGGGACGCGCCGGTCGATGTCATGAACGAGGCGCTGCGATCGCGACTGTAG